Proteins encoded in a region of the Mesoflavibacter profundi genome:
- a CDS encoding DNA gyrase/topoisomerase IV subunit A yields the protein MAEEENEDLTNDQNQDANETITRITGMYKEWFLDYASYVILERAVPAIEDGFKPVQRRIMHSMKDLDDGRYNKVANIVGHTMQYHPHGDASIADAMVQIGQKDLLIDTQGNWGNILTGDSAAASRYIEARLSKFALDVVYNPKITEWQASYDGRRKEPINLPVMFPLLLAQGGEGIAVGLSTKILPHNFIELIDASVKHLQGKRFTILPDFPTAGIADCGDYNDGMRGGKVRVRAKISQYDKNTLVITEVPFGTTTSSLIDSILKANDKGKIKIKKIEDNTAAEVEILVHLPSGISPDKTIDALYAFTNCEISISPLGCVIEDNKPLFIGVSEMLRRSTDNTVQLLKQELEIKLNEFEEQWHFASLERIFIENRIYRDIEEEETWEGVIQAIDKGLQPHIKHLKRAITEEDIVRLTEIRIKRISKFDIDKAQQKIDALEDQIAEVKHHLANLIDYAIAYFKRLKDTYSEGKERKTELRAFEDVDATKVVIRNTKLYVNREEGFIGTSLRRDEYVCDCSDIDDIIVFTAEGKMMVTKVDSKTFIGKNIIHVAVFKKKDKRTIYNMIYRDGSKGPSYIKRFAVTSITRDKDYDLTNGNKSSKVWYFSANPNGEAEVISVFLRQVGSIKKLKWDIDFADILIKGRASKGNVVTKYAIKKIELKEKGVSTLKPRKIWFDDTVQRLNVDGRGELLGEFRGEDRLLVINQRGYVKTIIPEVTAHFDDDMIVLEKWIPKKPISAIYYDGDKERYYVKRFLIENESKEDLFISEHPKSQLEIVSTDWKPMAEVEFTKERGKDRKDNLQVNLEEFIAIKGINALGNQLTKDKVNQISLLDPLPYEAPEDVPAQEIEVVYEENVETNSDQNNDTKKPSNDMTDEGDKNIDDSGQASLF from the coding sequence ATGGCAGAAGAAGAAAACGAAGACTTAACAAACGACCAAAACCAAGACGCTAACGAAACCATTACCAGGATTACTGGTATGTATAAAGAATGGTTTTTAGATTATGCGTCTTATGTTATTTTAGAACGTGCAGTACCAGCAATAGAAGATGGTTTTAAACCAGTGCAACGTCGTATCATGCATTCTATGAAAGACTTAGATGATGGTCGTTACAATAAAGTAGCTAATATTGTTGGTCATACCATGCAATATCATCCGCATGGTGACGCCAGTATTGCAGATGCTATGGTACAGATTGGTCAAAAAGACCTGTTAATTGATACACAAGGTAACTGGGGAAATATCCTTACAGGAGATAGCGCAGCAGCATCACGTTATATTGAAGCACGTCTTTCTAAATTTGCTTTAGATGTAGTTTATAATCCAAAAATTACCGAATGGCAAGCGTCTTACGATGGTAGACGTAAGGAGCCAATCAATTTACCAGTAATGTTTCCGTTATTGTTAGCGCAAGGCGGAGAAGGAATTGCGGTAGGATTGTCAACAAAAATATTACCTCATAATTTTATAGAGCTTATAGATGCGTCTGTCAAGCATCTTCAAGGTAAGCGTTTTACAATTTTACCAGATTTTCCAACTGCAGGTATTGCAGATTGTGGCGATTATAACGATGGTATGCGTGGCGGAAAAGTTCGTGTTCGTGCAAAAATTTCGCAATACGATAAAAACACTTTGGTAATTACCGAAGTACCTTTTGGTACAACAACATCGTCTTTAATAGATTCTATCTTAAAAGCGAACGACAAAGGTAAAATCAAAATCAAAAAAATAGAAGATAATACTGCTGCAGAAGTAGAAATTTTGGTGCATTTACCGTCAGGAATTTCACCAGATAAAACCATAGATGCACTTTACGCATTTACAAATTGCGAAATCTCTATTTCGCCATTAGGCTGTGTGATTGAAGATAACAAACCGTTATTTATAGGTGTTTCTGAAATGTTACGTCGTAGTACAGACAACACGGTTCAGTTATTAAAACAAGAATTAGAAATCAAACTTAACGAGTTTGAAGAGCAGTGGCATTTTGCATCGTTAGAACGTATTTTTATAGAAAACCGTATCTATCGTGATATTGAAGAAGAAGAAACTTGGGAAGGTGTTATCCAAGCGATAGACAAAGGACTTCAACCACATATAAAACATTTAAAACGTGCCATTACAGAAGAAGATATTGTACGTTTAACCGAAATTAGAATTAAACGAATTTCTAAATTTGATATCGATAAAGCGCAACAAAAAATAGATGCTTTAGAAGATCAAATTGCCGAAGTTAAACATCATTTAGCAAATCTAATAGATTATGCAATTGCTTATTTTAAACGCTTAAAAGACACGTATAGTGAAGGTAAAGAGCGTAAAACCGAACTACGTGCTTTTGAAGATGTAGATGCTACAAAAGTGGTGATTAGAAACACAAAACTTTACGTAAATAGAGAAGAAGGTTTTATTGGTACATCGTTAAGAAGAGACGAGTATGTTTGCGATTGTAGTGATATAGACGATATTATTGTATTTACTGCCGAAGGTAAAATGATGGTCACTAAAGTAGATAGCAAAACCTTTATCGGTAAAAATATTATACACGTTGCAGTCTTTAAAAAGAAAGACAAGCGTACTATTTACAATATGATTTATCGCGATGGAAGCAAAGGACCATCGTACATTAAACGTTTTGCAGTTACGTCTATAACAAGAGATAAAGATTACGACTTAACTAATGGAAACAAATCAAGTAAAGTTTGGTATTTTTCTGCAAATCCTAATGGAGAAGCCGAAGTCATTTCGGTATTTTTAAGACAAGTTGGAAGTATTAAAAAACTTAAATGGGATATAGATTTTGCAGACATTTTAATAAAAGGTCGTGCAAGTAAAGGTAATGTGGTTACCAAATACGCCATTAAAAAAATAGAATTAAAAGAAAAAGGTGTATCTACGTTAAAACCGCGTAAAATATGGTTTGACGATACAGTACAGCGTTTAAATGTAGATGGAAGAGGCGAGTTGTTAGGCGAGTTTAGAGGTGAAGATCGATTATTGGTAATCAACCAACGTGGCTATGTAAAAACTATAATTCCAGAAGTTACAGCACATTTTGATGATGATATGATTGTACTGGAAAAATGGATACCTAAAAAGCCAATTTCAGCAATATATTATGATGGTGATAAAGAGCGTTACTACGTAAAACGTTTTTTAATTGAAAACGAAAGCAAAGAAGATTTATTTATATCAGAGCATCCAAAATCACAATTGGAAATTGTGTCTACCGACTGGAAACCTATGGCGGAAGTAGAATTTACTAAAGAAAGAGGTAAAGATAGAAAGGATAATCTTCAAGTTAATTTAGAAGAATTTATAGCAATTAAAGGTATAAATGCACTTGGTAATCAGTTAACTAAAGATAAGGTTAACCAAATAAGTCTGTTAGATCCTTTACCATATGAAGCTCCTGAAGATGTTCCTGCACAAGAGATTGAAGTTGTATATGAAGAAAATGTAGAAACAAACAGTGATCAAAATAATGACACAAAAAAACCTTCAAATGATATGACAGATGAAGGTGATAAAAATATTGACGATTCTGGTCAAGCTAGCTTGTTTTAG